Proteins co-encoded in one Quercus robur chromosome 8, dhQueRobu3.1, whole genome shotgun sequence genomic window:
- the LOC126694658 gene encoding sesquiterpene synthase 2-like gives MSIQVSGAPSQNAKSEVVRRTANFHPSIWGDRFISNTSVDKDIHFRKVCEVEELKDEVRNELFATGHLSQQLGLIDALQRLGVAYHFEREIQEALEHIYMTFNNKIDVDDLYKVSLSFRLLRQEGFKVSCDVFKKFKDEDGQFKESLTNNIEGMLAFYEATHLRMHGEDILDEALEFTTTHLKSIASLIGNPLAAQITCALKQPLHKGIPRLEARKYISFYEQDASHNKVLLKLSILDFNLVQSLHKEELSYITRWWKDLDFATKLPFARDRIVELYFWIVSVYFEPQYSLGRKILSKVISMTSILDDTYDAYGTLEELEPFTKAIERWDISCIDQLPEYMQICCRALFDVFEEIENELAKKERSYRVSYAKDAMKRLVRAYFDEAKWFYQNYIPTMEEYMHVALKSSGYPMLTAISFLGMGDIVTKEAFDWIFSNPKIITASSVIVRLMDDMKSHKFEQERGHAPSAVECYIKQHGVSEQVVHEEFNRQVANAWKDINEEYIRPTVVPMPLLMCVLNLTRVVDVIYKEGDNYTHVGKEMKDNIASVLLDPIPI, from the exons ATGTCTATCCAAGTCTCAGGGGCTCCATCCCAAAATGCCAAATCAGAGGTTGTTCGCCGGACAGCAAATTTCCATCCAAGCATTTGGGGTGACCGTTTCATCAGCAATACTTCTGTAGACAAG GATATTCATTTCCGTAAAGTATGTGAAGTTGAAGAGCTGAAAGATGAGGTGAGAAATGAGCTTTTTGCCACAGGTCATCTTTCACAACAGCTGGGTTTAATTGATGCACTCCAACGCCTTGGCGTCGCTTACCACTTTGAAAGAGAAATCCAAGAAGCTCTAGAACATATATACATGACTTTTAACAACaaaattgatgttgatgatctCTACAAAGTTTCCCTCAGTTTTCGACTGCTACGCCAAGAAGGATTTAAGGTTTCATGTG ATGTTTTCAAAAAGTTCAAAGACGAAGATGGTCAATTCAAGGAAAGCTTGACCAATAACATTGAAGGCATGCTAGCCTTCTATGAAGCTACACATCTGAGGATGCATGGAGAAGACATTCTTGATGAAGCCCTTGAGTTCACTACCACTCACCTTAAGTCCATAGCATCCCTTATAGGCAATCCGTTGGCAGCACAAATAACTTGTGCCCTAAAGCAGCCCTTGCACAAGGGCATACCACGGCTAGAGGCTCGgaaatatatttctttctatGAACAAGATGCTTCACATAACAAAGTTTTGCTCAAGCTTTCAATATTAGATTTCAATCTAGTGCAGTCATTGCACAAAGAGGAACTTAGTTATATCACAAG GTGGTGGAAAGATTTAGATTTTGCAACGAAGCTACCTTTTGCAAGAGATAGGATTGTTGAATTATACTTTTGGATAGTCTCGGTCTACTTTGAGCCCCAATATTCACTTGGAAGAAAAATATTATCCAAAGTTATTTCCATGACATCTATTCTAGACGATACATATGATGCTTATGGCACACTTGAAGAACTCGAACCCTTCACAAAAGCAATTGAGAG GTGGGATATTAGCTGCATAGATCAACTTCCAGAATACATGCAAATATGCTGTCGTGCACTCTTTGATGTATTCgaagaaattgaaaatgagTTGGCCAAGAAAGAAAGATCATACCGTGTTAGCTATGCAAAAGATGCT ATGAAACGTTTGGTTCGGGCCTACTTTGATGAAGCCAAATGGTTCTACCAAAATTACATCCCAACAATGGAGGAGTATATGCATGTTGCACTTAAAAGTTCTGGTTACCCTATGCTCACAGCTATCTCTTTCCTTGGCATGGGTGACATTGTTACAAAAGAGGCATTTGATTGGATCTTCAGCAACCCTAAGATTATTACAGCTTCATCCGTAATTGTTAGACTCATGGATGACATGAAGTCACATAAG TTTGAGCAAGAGAGAGGGCATGCTCCCTCAGCAGTCGAATGCTACATAAAGCAACATGGTGTCTCAGAGCAAGTAGTCCATGAAGAATTCAACAGGCAAGTTGCTAATGCATGGAAGGACATTAATGAGGAGTATATAAGACCTACTGTTGTTCCCATGCCTCTACTTATGTGTGTTCTTAATCTTACACGAGTAGTAGATGTCATTTACAAGGAAGGGGATAACTACACGCATGTTGGAAAAGAGATGAAAGACAATATTGCATCAGTGCTTCTAGACCCAATACCAATATAA